The Miscanthus floridulus cultivar M001 chromosome 17, ASM1932011v1, whole genome shotgun sequence genome has a window encoding:
- the LOC136517050 gene encoding ruBisCO large subunit-binding protein subunit alpha, whose amino-acid sequence MATIPTTDYGLLLGTSALLRRTRRAASSARLPAAARRRPQLLVRASAKEIAFDQASRTSLQAGVEKLAAAVGVTLGPRGRNVVLDEFGTPKVVNDGVTIARAIELADPMENAGAALIREVASKTNDSAGDGTTTASVLAREIIKLGMLSITSGANPVSVKKGIDKTVQKLVEELEKKSRPVKGSGDIKAVAAISAGNDEFVGTMIAEAIDKVGPDGVLSIESSSSFETTVEVEEGMELDRGYISPQFVTNPEKSTVEFENARILVTDQKISSIKEIIPLLEQTTQLRAPLLIIAEDVSGEALATLVVNKLRGILNVAAIKAPGFGERRKALLQDIAIVTGAEYQSKDLGLLVENTTVEQLGIARKVTISSSSTTIIADAASKDDIQARIAQLKRELSQTDSAYDSEKLAERIAKLSGGVAVIKVGASTEAELEDRKLRIEDAKNATFAAIEEGIVPGGGAAYVHLSTFVPAIKETLDDPEERLGADIIQKALVAPAALIAHNAGVEGEVIVDKIRENEWEFGYNAMADKHENLVEAGVIDPAKVTRCALQNAASVAGMVLTTQAIVVEKPQKAPAAAAAP is encoded by the exons ATGGCCACCATCCCCACCACAGATTACGGCCTCCTCCTCGGTACCTCCGCTCTCCTCCGGAGGACCAGGAGGGCCGCCTCGTCCGCCAGGCTTCCCGCTGCCGCCCGCCGTCGCCCGCAGCTCCTCGTGCGCGCCTCCGCCAAGGAGATCGCCTTCGACCAGGCCTCCAGAACCTCCCTTCAGGCCGGCGTCGAGAAGCTCGCCGCCGCGGTCGGCGTCACCCTCGGACCCAGAG GAAGGAATGTTGTCCTGGATGAGTTTGGAACCCCCAAAGTGGTTAATGATGGAGTTACCATTGCTCGCGCTATTGAGCTCGCTGATCCCATGGAGAACGCTGGTGCCGCATTGATTCGTGAG GTTGCTAGCAAGACGAATGACTCGGCCGGTGACGGAACCACTACCGCCTCTGTTCTCGCTAGGGAAATCATAAAATTGGGTATGTTGAGCATTACTTCAGGGGCAAATCCAGTGTCAGTTAAGAAGGGCATCGATAAGACTGTTCAGAAATTGGTGGAGGAACTTGAGAAGAAGTCCAGGCCAGTCAAGGGTAGCGGGGATATTAAAG CTGTTGCTGCCATATCAGCTGGAAATGATGAATTTGTTGGGACTATGATCGCTGAAGCTATTGACAAGGTTGGCCCTGATGGTGTCCTCTCAAtcgagtcatcatcatcatttgagaCGACAGTTGAAGTTGAAGAAGGGATGGAG CTCGACAGAGGATATATCTCCCCTCAGTTTGTCACCAATCCTGAAAAATCTACTGTTGAGTTTGAAAATGCTCGGATTCTTGTCACTGATCagaagatatcatcgataaaagAAATCATTCCTCTGTTGGAGCAGACAACACAGTTAAGAGCACCACTTCTTATAATTGCAGAGGATGTAAGTGGTGAGGCGCTGGCAACATTAGTCGTAAACAAGCTTAGAGGAATTCTAAATGTGGCTGCAATCAAAGCTCCTGGTTTTGGCGAGAGGCGTAAAGCTCTTCTTCAGGACATTGCCATTGTTACAG GTGCTGAATATCAATCCAAAGATCTTGGTCTACTAGTTGAGAATACAACAGTGGAGCAGCTTGGCATAGCTCGGAAAGTTACAATCTCAAGTTCCTCGACGACCATTATAGCAGATGCTGCTAGCAAAGATGATATCCAGGCCAGAATTGCTCAGCTGAAAAGAGAGCTTTCTCAGACGGACTCGGCTTATGACTCTGAGAAGTTGGCAGAGAGAATTGCAAAGCTTTCTGGTGGAGTTGCTGTGATCAAGGTTGGAGCCTCAACCGAGGCAGAGCTTGAGGACCGCAAGCTCCGCATAGAGGACGCAAAGAATGCAACTTTTGCAGCTATAGAGGAAGGTATTGTTCCAGGAGGTGGTGCAGCCTATGTTCATCTATCAACATTCGTACCGGCTATCAAGGAGACGTTGGATGATCCTGAAGAGCGCCTTGGTGCTGATATCATTCAGAAG GCTTTGGTGGCACCTGCAGCGTTGATAGCGCATAATGCTGGGGTGGAAGGCGAGGTGATTGTGGATAAAATCAGGGAAAACGAATGGGAGTTTGGTTATAACGCCATGGCGGACAAGCATGAGAACCTGGTGGAGGCTGGTGTGATCGACCCTGCCAAAGTTACTAGATGCGCCCTGCAGAACGCCGCCTCGGTGGCTGGAATGGTGCTGACTACCCAGGCAATCGTTGTGGAGAAGCCCCAGAAGGctcctgcagctgcagcagcaCCCTAG